Proteins from a single region of Kluyveromyces lactis strain NRRL Y-1140 chromosome C complete sequence:
- the MCM4 gene encoding MCM DNA helicase complex subunit MCM4 (highly similar to uniprot|P30665 Saccharomyces cerevisiae YPR019W CDC54 Essential helicase component of heterohexameric MCM2-7 complexes which bind pre-replication complexes on DNA and melt the DNA prior to replication accumulates in the nucleus in G1 homolog of S. pombe Cdc21p), with product MSSPPAQQPSSPNLFYDPSSSPAPHGTQDSQASQDRGVGSSPFHYPSSSSNATQETARAAPSSSGLRSNNLRSDLLNYSSSLSSSAREGRHSRSRRGEINASDLSSPRRIVTFNNLSSSDNGFSSSSRPASEAADQPLKIIWGTNVSIQECGNSFREFLMSFKLKYRKELDDQEIFINETTDQELYYVNQLNQMRQLGTSNLNLDIRNLLAYKHTEKLFHQILYYPQEIIAIMDQTVKDCMVSLALDNGLESYLNEIESKLFKVRPYNVETKKGMRELNPNDIDKLVSIKGLVLRSTPIIPDMSVAFFKCNVCNHTVEVEIDRGIIQEPVRCPRVVCNSPNSMVLVHNRCTFQDRQVIKLQETPDLVPDGQTPHSVSLCVYDELVDSCRAGDRIEVSGIFRSIPIRSNPKQRALKSLYKTYIDVVHIQKVAKDRVGVDTSTVEQQLLQNQIDNVEEIRTLSSEDIRRIKETARRSDVYDVLSRSIAPSIYELDDVKKGILLQLFGGANKTFKKGGRYRGDINILLCGDPSTSKSQILQYVHKIAPRGVYTSGKGSSAVGLTAYVTRDVDTKQLVLESGALVLSDGGVCCIDEFDKMNDNTRSVLHEVMEQQTISIAKAGIITTLNARTSILASANPINSRYNPNLPVTENIDLPPPLLSRFDLVYLVLDKVNEASDRELAKHLTSLYLEDRPDSVSQGDILPVEFLTAYINYAKQNIHPVITESAKTELVRAYVGMRKMGDDSRSDEKRITATTRQLESMIRLSEAHAKMRLSERVELEDVEEAVRLIKSAIKDYATDPKTGKIDMNLVQTGKSVVQRKLLEDLAREILKILTERTTDTISFNELSKLINEQSQDKVESIELSNALTRLQQEDKVVILGEGLRRSIRLNGRV from the coding sequence ATGTCCTCACCTCCAGCTCAACAACCAAGTTCACCAAATTTGTTTTATGATCCTAGCTCTTCTCCAGCTCCTCATGGTACACAGGATTCCCAGGCATCTCAAGACCGAGGCGTAGGCTCTTCTCCGTTTCACTATCCTTCGTCTTCGTCAAATGCCACGCAAGAGACGGCTCGCGCCGCTCCTAGTAGCAGTGGTTTAAGATCTAACAATTTGAGATCTGATCTATTGAACTATTCATCCTCTCTATCCTCAAGTGCAAGAGAGGGAAGACACTCTAGATCTAGAAGAGGCGAAATTAATGCATCTGACTTATCATCTCCCAGAAGAATTGTCACTTTCAATAACCTTTCCTCATCGGATAATGgattttcatcatcatcgagACCTGCATCTGAAGCTGCTGATCAACCTTTGAAGATCATCTGGGGTACCAATGTTTCGATCCAAGAGTGTGGTAACAGTTTCAGAGAATTTTTGATGTCTttcaagttgaaatatAGAAAGGAGCTAGATGATCAGGAGATTTTCATCAACGAAACAACAGACCAAGAGCTGTATTATgtgaatcaattgaatcaaatgaGACAACTCGGTACTTCAAACTTGAACCTTGATATCAGAAATTTACTGGCTTATAAACATACTGAAAAGTTGTTTCATCAGATTCTCTATTACCCTCAAGAAATTATAGCTATTATGGATCAAACTGTTAAAGATTGTATGGTATCCTTAGCACTTGATAATGGGTTAGAGAGTTACttgaatgaaattgaatcGAAGTTGTTCAAAGTGAGACCATATAATGTGGAAACCAAAAAGGGTATGAGAGAGCTTAATCCtaatgatattgataaattgGTGAGTATCAAAGGTTTAGTTCTAAGATCCACACCTATTATCCCAGATATGAGTgttgcatttttcaaatgtaACGTATGCAATCATACTGTAGAAGTTGAGATCGATCGTGGTATTATTCAAGAACCAGTGAGATGTCCCAGAGTGGTCTGTAATAGCCCAAACTCCATGGTTTTAGTTCACAATAGGTGCACTTTCCAAGACAGACAAGTGATAAAGTTACAAGAAACGCCTGATCTAGTCCCTGATGGACAAACTCCACACTCTGTTTCCCTATGTGTATATGATGAGCTGGTTGATTCGTGTCGTGCTGGTGATAGAATTGAGGTTTCAGGTATCTTTAGATCTATTCCAATCAGGTCGAATCCAAAGCAAAGAGCCCTCAAATCTCTATACAAGACATACATCGATGTGGTTCATATCCAAAAGGTGGCTAAAGATAGAGTCGGTGTGGACACTTCTACTGTTGAACAACAACTCTTGCAGAACCAGATTGATAATGTGGAAGAGATTAGAACTTTGAGTAGCGAAGACATTAGGAGGATCAAAGAAACTGCTCGCCGATCGGATGTCTATGATGTTTTGTCACGTTCCATCGCACCAAGTATTTACGAGTTAGATGACGTCAAGAAGGGAATCTTATTACAACTCTTTGGTGGTGCTAATaaaactttcaagaaaggtGGAAGATATAGAGGTGACATTAATATTCTACTATGTGGTGATCCTTCGACCTCTAAATCTCAAATTTTACAATATGTTCATAAGATTGCTCCTCGTGGTGTTTACACTTCGGGTAAGGGTTCCTCTGCTGTTGGTTTAACTGCTTATGTTACAAGAGATGTGGATACTAAGCAACTGGTGTTGGAAAGTGGTGCTTTAGTTCTCTCTGACGGTGGTGTGTGTTgtattgatgaatttgataagatGAACGATAATACTAGATCAGTATTACATGAAGTTATGGAACAACAAACAATCTCTATTGCAAAAGCAGGTATTATTACAACTTTAAATGCTAGAACTTCAATTCTGGCTAGTGCCAATCCTATCAACTCTAGGTACAATCCTAATCTTCCTGTGACTGAAAATATTGATTTGCCGCCTCCATTATTATCAAGATTTGATCTCGTTTATCTAGTGCTTGACAAGGTCAACGAAGCGTCTGATCGTGAACTCGCTAAGCATTTAACCAGTTTATACCTGGAAGACAGACCGGATTCTGTATCTCAAGGTGATATTCTACCAGTTGAATTCTTGACAGCCTACATCAACTATGCAAAACAAAACATTCACCCGGTAATAACTGAGTCAGCCAAGACTGAACTTGTGAGGGCATATGTCGGTATGAGAAAGATGGGTGATGACAGTAGATcagatgaaaaaagaattacCGCAACAACAAGACAGTTAGAAAGTATGATTAGACTTTCAGAAGCTCATGCTAAGATGAGGTTAAGTGAAAGAGttgaacttgaagatgTGGAAGAAGCAGTGAGACTGATAAAGTCTGCCATCAAAGATTACGCTACGGATCCTAAAACTGGTAAAATTGATATGAACCTTGTACAAACTGGTAAATCGGTTGTGCAAAGAAAATTGCTTGAAGACTTGGCGAGAGAAATTTTAAAGATATTGACAGAAAGGACAACAGACACAATAAGTTTCAACGAACTAAGCAAGCTTATAAACGAACAATCGCAAGATAAAGTGGAGAGTATCGAATTATCAAACGCTTTGACAAGATTGCAACAAGAAGACAAGGTAGTAATCTTAGGAGAAGGTCTAAGAAGATCAATTCGTTTGAATGGCCGTGTATGA